The following proteins are encoded in a genomic region of Chryseobacterium cucumeris:
- a CDS encoding helix-turn-helix transcriptional regulator, with amino-acid sequence MKNKKPETNIEDLNQKILVQDEIMALAKANSPRLLNKFRLVYPDFFKKLSAIQPALKNSELIFCIYLKLNMTTKEIATCIFVTPKAIQNRKNRIRKKLNIPSEFDIYKWFNEI; translated from the coding sequence ATGAAAAATAAAAAACCTGAAACGAACATAGAGGATTTGAATCAAAAGATTCTTGTACAAGACGAAATTATGGCTCTTGCCAAAGCAAATTCTCCACGACTGCTGAATAAATTCAGACTCGTCTATCCCGATTTTTTTAAGAAGTTATCTGCTATACAGCCTGCACTAAAAAATTCTGAATTGATCTTTTGTATTTACCTTAAGCTCAATATGACAACAAAGGAAATTGCAACCTGTATTTTTGTAACTCCAAAAGCGATACAAAACAGGAAAAACAGGATCAGAAAAAAACTCAATATCCCTTCGGAATTTGATATCTATAAATGGTTTAATGAAATTTAA
- a CDS encoding MBL fold metallo-hydrolase: MKIIPLKEGNFSASKTKDFTLLTEENFDKAGGIKMSVQPFLIITENDHILLDAGIGWKNSSGTTVVSEILEKENIRPQQVTRLLLSHLHKDHIEGAVKLTENGFEAAFPNAQIYIQKRELDFAMENKGNPSFDFEILEKLIQLPNITWMNDDKGQITDEISYEVAGGHTPFMQVFWIRENNETVFYGADDLPQASYLKYHLAYKSDFDGRKAMELRLKWEKEAKENRWKILLYHDLDKTIVEV; this comes from the coding sequence ATGAAAATCATTCCACTTAAAGAAGGCAATTTTTCGGCAAGCAAAACCAAGGATTTTACGCTTTTAACAGAAGAAAATTTTGATAAGGCTGGTGGAATCAAAATGTCGGTTCAACCATTTCTTATCATCACTGAGAATGACCATATCCTTCTGGATGCCGGCATTGGCTGGAAAAACAGTTCCGGAACAACTGTGGTTTCAGAAATTCTTGAAAAGGAAAATATCCGTCCTCAACAAGTCACCAGGTTATTGCTGTCCCATCTTCATAAAGATCATATTGAAGGAGCTGTGAAGCTCACAGAAAATGGTTTTGAAGCCGCTTTTCCAAACGCTCAGATTTATATACAGAAACGCGAACTGGATTTTGCAATGGAAAATAAAGGCAATCCGTCTTTTGATTTTGAGATCCTGGAAAAACTGATTCAGCTCCCGAATATCACATGGATGAATGATGATAAAGGACAGATCACAGATGAAATTTCCTATGAAGTTGCAGGCGGACACACGCCTTTTATGCAGGTGTTCTGGATCAGAGAAAATAATGAAACTGTTTTCTATGGAGCTGATGACCTCCCGCAGGCTTCTTATTTAAAATATCATTTAGCTTACAAAAGTGATTTTGACGGTAGAAAGGCGATGGAATTACGGCTGAAGTGGGAAAAAGAAGCAAAAGAAAACCGCTGGAAAATCCTTTTGTATCACGATTTGGATAAAACTATTGTAGAAGTTTAA